A single region of the Bombus fervidus isolate BK054 chromosome 18, iyBomFerv1, whole genome shotgun sequence genome encodes:
- the LOC139996495 gene encoding probable ATP-dependent RNA helicase Dbp73D — MSLFVINRYEGEKEETKDERNYLSELLKRIEERKVERAIKTNHQIQESSSQNAQESNYKKNKEKAENLNKCSMENINLNENSISSDVNGKAKVHVSELRKNKKKRKYSEGSSNETIKTADKTLQSENTDNQDNEIPNKSSDPNETKEKISGQNSDFIILGVNNKRRKREVKRILPEWLANPEVISIDLNSGPTLEDMNSILDSKLIEVLRANGINKLFPVQASMVSWLTKCNEDGQQKWWLRDTCVSAPTGSGKTLAYVLPIVQALQFRIVPKVRCLVVAPVQELAMQVYKVMLTYTSHTNLRVALLSGASTFHEEQRNIRKENDRGEYISLVDIVVATPGRLKDHILKTSGFSLDDMRFLVIDEADTAADWLEYIPEPHYQTPRLTLSNLRSSKIPAQKLLFSATLSQDPEKLNRLGLFHPILFTSVLVTGKDDDVNLDKEAVNFIGRYTSPEELKEEAIECDAEYKPVALYQLIMKNDITFKVLVFTNSGGTAHRLTILLQSLLSKKNIVVGELSAQLASKEREDILTKFTSGKIQILVCSDAIARGVDIPNVRLVISYDLPKHINGYIHRAGRTGRAGKSGTAITILTPKQVKIFKRMLNNAHKVIPRVEKIELSGIINEIDYFHHIDKLKLALEIEKQNLLRAKAVK, encoded by the exons ATGAGTTTATTTGTGATAAACAG ATACGAgggtgaaaaagaagaaacgaaagatgaaaggaattatttgtctgaattattaaaaagaatagaagaacGTAAAGTAGAAAGAGCTATTAAAACTAATCATCAAATACAGGAAAGTAGTTCTCAAAATGCACAAGAatcgaattataaaaagaataaggaaaaagcagaaaatctgaataaatgttcaatggaaaatattaatttgaatgaaaatagTATATCGAGTGACGTTAATGGAAAGGCAAAAGTACATGTTTCAGAGcttagaaagaataaaaagaagaggaaatatAGCGAAGGAAGTTCtaatgaaacaattaaaactGCAGATAAAACATTGCAAAGTGAAAATACAGATAATCAGGATAATGAAATACCTAATAAATCATCAGACCcgaatgaaacaaaagaaaaaatatcaggACAGAATAGTGATTTCATAATTCTGGGTGTAAATAATAAGCGAAGGAAGCGTGAAGTTAAGAGAATTCTGCCAGAATGGTTGGCTAATCCAGAAGTCATATCTATTGATTTAAATAGTGGTCCAACCTTGGAAGACATGAATTCGATTTTAGATTCTAAGCTTATTGAAGTTTTAAGAGCTAACgggattaataaattatttcctgtTCAAGCTAGTATGGTATCTTGGCTAACGAAGTGTAATGAAGATGGGCAACAAAAATGGTGGTTAAGGGATACGTGTGTATCTGCTCCTACGGGCAGTG GTAAAACTCTAGCGTATGTTCTACCAATTGTCCAGGCATTACAATTTCGTATAGTTCCGAAGGTACGCTGTTTAGTTGTTGCACCCGTACAAGAATTAGCTATGCAAGTGTATAAAGTGATGCTTACGTATACTTCGCATACAAATTTAAGAGTTGCTTTACTTTCCGGCGCATCAACATTTCACGaagaacaaagaaatattcgaaaagaGA atgATAGAGGGGAATATATCTCTCTAGTGGATATAGTGGTTGCCACGCCTGGACGGTTAAAAGACCACATATTAAAAACTTCGGGATTTTCATTGGATGATATGAGATTTCTTGTAATCGATGAAGCAGATACAGCTGCTGACTGGTTGGAGTATATCCCCGAGCCTCATTATCAAACTCCACGATTAACACTTTCCAACTTACGTTCTAG TAAAATTCCAGCACAAAAGTTATTATTCAGTGCAACATTGTCACAAGATCCCGAAAAACTTAATCGGCTTGGACTCTTTCACCCAATATTATTTACGTCTGTTTTGGTGACGGGCAAGGACGATGATGTAAATTTAGATAAAGAAGCGGTTAATTTTATAGGGCGTTATACAAGCCCGgaagaattaaaagaagaagcaaTAGAATGTGATGCAGAATATAAACCAGTCGCGTTATATCAGTTAATAATGAAGAATGATATCACTTTTAAAGTATTAGTATTCACAAATTCTGGAGGAACTGCTCATAGACTAACTATTTTACTTCAATCACTCTTATCTAAAAAGAATATAGTGGTTGGAGAACTTTCTGCACAACTTGCATCAAAAGAACGTGAGGATATACTCACGAAATTTACAAgtggaaaaattcaaat aCTTGTATGTTCAGATGCAATAGCAAGGGGTGTAGATATTCCAAATGTACGGTTAGTCATAAGTTATGATCTTCCCAAGCATATTAACGGCTATATCCATAGAGCAGGAAGAACAGGACGCGCGGGTAAATCCGGCACTGCTATAACCATTCTGACACCAAAACaggttaaaatatttaagcgtATGTTGAACAATGCGCATAAAGTAATACCACGTGTTGAAAAAATCGAACTAAGtggtattataaatgaaatcgattattttcatcatattgataaattaaaacttgctcttgaaatagaaaaacagaACTTATTACGTGCAAAagctgttaaataa
- the LOC139996503 gene encoding uncharacterized protein, which yields MLRLNPYAAVLKRAAILTAKKRQEQKDLALAEKRGIKLPKTTPAVKSKLLRARRAKQLLKLKEEKNQRPVGFKGRPIMKPTARIISRRIQRAIAKTHPEQKDTLFKTL from the exons ATGTTACGTCTCAATCCATATGCAGCTGTTCTGAAACGTGCAGCAATTTTGACAGCAAAGAAACGTCAGGAACAGAAAGATCTTGCTCTAGCAGAGAAGCGTGGA ATCAAGCTCCCAAAGACTACACCTGCCGTAAAGAGTAAATTACTCCGAGCAAGACGCGCGAAGCAACTTTTGAAAttgaaggaagagaaaaatcaGAGACCCGTGGGTTTTAAAGGACGTCCTATTATGAAGCCGACAGCTAGGATAATTTCAAGACGAATTCAAAGAGCCATTGCAAAAACTCACCCCGAACAAAAAGATACActttttaaaacgttataa